A part of Limihaloglobus sulfuriphilus genomic DNA contains:
- a CDS encoding DNA adenine methylase: MRFIGNKENLVETIYSVISDKKISGDSFFDACAGTVSVARYFKNKDYRVVTSDLLYFSYVLQRAYIVNNSELSFSKLLNTIESKKQSLFSSPLEMVVNYLNHIKPIKGFVSVNYTPGGTDHLDIPRMYYSDYNGKKIDAIRIKIEYWKAEDLINEDEYYVLLACLIETVPFYANITGVYAAFCKKWDPRALKKIILRPIGLVLNHRNNESYNQDSASLLEHIDTDILYIDPPYNQRQYAPNYHILETIARYDQPNIRGVSGMRNYRHQKSRFCNKNTALNELAYYAKKGNFKTLILSYNSEGIMPEKDILSVLSDFGNVELLEFDYLRYKSNNGKSNRNKKYVKEQLYILRKT, encoded by the coding sequence ATGAGATTTATTGGAAATAAAGAAAATCTTGTAGAAACAATTTATTCAGTTATATCTGATAAAAAGATCAGTGGAGATTCTTTTTTTGATGCCTGTGCAGGTACTGTGAGTGTGGCCAGGTATTTCAAGAATAAAGACTACAGAGTCGTAACTTCTGATTTGTTATATTTTTCATATGTCCTTCAAAGGGCATATATTGTTAATAATTCAGAACTGTCATTTAGTAAGTTATTAAATACTATTGAGAGCAAAAAACAGAGTCTTTTTTCTTCTCCTTTAGAAATGGTAGTTAACTATCTGAATCACATAAAACCGATTAAAGGGTTTGTTTCCGTGAATTATACTCCGGGCGGAACAGATCATTTGGATATCCCGCGGATGTATTACAGTGATTATAATGGAAAAAAAATAGATGCTATTAGAATTAAGATAGAATATTGGAAAGCAGAAGATTTAATAAATGAAGATGAATATTATGTACTGTTGGCCTGTCTTATAGAAACAGTTCCTTTTTATGCCAACATCACAGGAGTTTATGCAGCATTTTGTAAAAAGTGGGATCCGAGGGCTTTGAAAAAGATTATTCTTAGGCCAATTGGTTTAGTGTTGAATCATCGCAATAACGAATCATATAATCAAGACTCGGCAAGCCTATTAGAACATATCGATACAGACATTCTATATATAGACCCACCTTATAACCAAAGGCAATATGCTCCAAATTATCATATTTTAGAAACAATTGCCAGATATGATCAGCCGAATATAAGAGGGGTTAGTGGTATGCGGAATTATAGACATCAGAAGTCGCGATTCTGCAATAAAAACACAGCTTTAAACGAGTTGGCATATTATGCTAAAAAGGGCAATTTTAAAACTTTAATATTGAGTTACAACAGTGAGGGAATTATGCCTGAAAAGGACATCTTATCTGTCCTTTCTGATTTTGGAAATGTCGAATTGCTTGAATTTGATTATTTGAGATATAAAAGCAATAATGGGAAAAGTAATCGAAATAAGAAATATGTCAAAGAGCAACTATACATATTGAGGAAAACATGA
- a CDS encoding inositol monophosphatase family protein produces the protein MKNFLRKVILDAGEISLDYRQKGFEVSRKSAKDLVTEADRAVEKFLTKKITEQYPSHGILGEEYGSTKTGEYCWVIDPIDGTSSFVHGHPFYSISIALQRGGETILGAVYAPVLDELFTAEKNAGAFLNCEKIQVSPTSELIDVMAATGFACIRAGLEHNNLKYFNRIIPKIRGIRRCGSAAIDLSYVACGRYDVFWELNLKKYDFAAGALILEEAGGKVTGFDGKPSPTGETLLATNSILHRQFLEMLNLL, from the coding sequence TTGAAAAATTTCCTTAGAAAAGTAATTTTAGATGCGGGTGAGATTTCTCTTGATTACCGGCAAAAGGGCTTTGAAGTCTCGAGAAAGTCCGCCAAAGACCTTGTTACGGAGGCAGACAGGGCGGTCGAGAAATTTCTTACAAAAAAAATCACCGAGCAATACCCTTCGCATGGAATTCTGGGAGAAGAATACGGCAGCACAAAAACGGGAGAATACTGCTGGGTCATTGATCCTATCGACGGAACGTCCTCGTTTGTGCACGGCCACCCGTTTTACTCGATTTCTATTGCATTGCAGAGGGGCGGTGAAACTATTCTCGGTGCTGTTTACGCTCCTGTTCTTGATGAGCTGTTCACGGCAGAGAAGAACGCAGGGGCGTTTTTAAATTGTGAAAAGATTCAGGTTTCTCCTACATCTGAGCTGATTGATGTTATGGCTGCGACCGGATTTGCCTGTATCAGGGCGGGGCTCGAACACAACAACCTTAAATATTTCAATAGAATAATTCCTAAGATACGGGGGATCAGGCGATGCGGTTCCGCTGCGATAGATTTGAGCTATGTAGCGTGCGGAAGGTACGATGTTTTCTGGGAACTTAACCTCAAGAAATATGATTTCGCGGCAGGTGCGTTGATACTGGAAGAGGCCGGCGGCAAAGTTACAGGCTTTGACGGAAAACCTTCTCCAACAGGAGAAACACTTCTGGCGACAAATTCAATTCTTCACAGACAGTTTCTTGAAATGCTGAATTTGTTGTAA
- a CDS encoding glycine--tRNA ligase, translating to MAKLTKLDDIVSLCKRRGFIFQSSEIYGGLASCYDYGPLGCELKRNVRQAWWKAMVQMRDDVVGLDSSILMHPLIWKASGHADHFSDLIVECKKCHTRTRVDHLTDKDGRTAEESGGEPADTKDKVCPNCGTVGNFTEPMAFKLMFETEMGANADDRMTLYMRPETAQGIFANFRNVLDTTRVKVPFGIAQIGKSFRNEVTTKAFIFRTREFEQGEIEFFCEPGTDDQWYEHWKQQRFDWYVSLGINPDNLRMRDHAQDELAHYAKGCVDIEYRFPFGSGDWQELEGIANRTDYDLRQHQRGMRSINDWIEAGRDLTKIELKEESQDYHKGPLSYFDEQQKKRYIPYVIEPSAGIDRSTLAFLVDAYDEEELEGGPRNLLRFHPDLAPVKAAVFPLVKRDGMPDIARNICDGLKKHFAAFYDEKGAIGRRYRRQDEAGTPFCITVDGQIKEDNCVTVRHRDTMVQERVNVDQVLNYLRDGMDNWMDK from the coding sequence ATGGCAAAATTAACAAAACTTGACGATATCGTGTCTTTATGCAAACGGCGGGGATTTATTTTCCAGTCCAGTGAAATTTATGGAGGCCTGGCAAGCTGTTACGATTACGGCCCGCTGGGGTGTGAACTCAAACGTAATGTACGCCAGGCATGGTGGAAAGCCATGGTTCAGATGCGTGATGATGTTGTTGGGCTGGACAGCTCCATTCTTATGCATCCGCTTATCTGGAAAGCCTCGGGACATGCGGATCATTTCAGTGACTTGATTGTAGAATGCAAAAAGTGCCATACACGCACAAGAGTTGACCATCTCACAGACAAAGACGGTCGCACTGCTGAAGAGAGCGGCGGTGAACCGGCAGATACAAAAGACAAGGTTTGTCCCAATTGCGGTACAGTGGGTAATTTCACCGAGCCGATGGCGTTTAAGCTCATGTTCGAGACTGAGATGGGTGCTAATGCCGACGACCGGATGACGCTTTACATGCGGCCGGAGACGGCTCAGGGCATTTTTGCCAATTTCCGTAACGTTCTGGATACTACCCGTGTTAAGGTTCCTTTTGGTATAGCCCAGATCGGCAAGAGTTTTCGAAATGAAGTAACAACCAAGGCTTTTATCTTCCGTACACGGGAATTTGAGCAGGGAGAGATAGAGTTTTTCTGCGAGCCGGGAACAGATGACCAGTGGTATGAGCACTGGAAGCAGCAGCGTTTTGACTGGTATGTAAGCCTTGGCATAAACCCGGATAACCTGCGTATGAGAGATCATGCCCAAGACGAGCTGGCGCACTACGCAAAGGGCTGTGTCGATATTGAGTACAGATTCCCCTTTGGTTCGGGCGACTGGCAGGAGCTTGAGGGAATAGCAAATCGGACTGATTATGATCTTCGCCAGCATCAGCGAGGAATGCGGTCTATAAATGACTGGATTGAAGCCGGGCGAGATCTTACCAAAATAGAGCTTAAAGAAGAATCGCAGGATTATCACAAAGGTCCGCTGTCATATTTTGATGAGCAGCAGAAAAAACGCTATATCCCTTATGTTATAGAGCCAAGTGCCGGCATAGACCGCAGCACCCTTGCTTTTCTTGTCGATGCTTACGATGAAGAAGAGCTTGAGGGCGGCCCGAGGAATCTGCTGCGTTTCCATCCCGACCTGGCACCGGTTAAGGCGGCGGTTTTCCCGCTGGTTAAGCGCGACGGCATGCCGGATATCGCCAGAAATATCTGTGACGGCTTGAAAAAACATTTTGCCGCTTTTTATGATGAAAAAGGCGCAATAGGGCGCAGATACCGCAGACAGGACGAGGCAGGCACACCGTTCTGCATCACGGTTGACGGCCAGATTAAAGAAGATAACTGCGTAACCGTAAGGCACCGTGACACCATGGTTCAGGAACGGGTGAATGTCGATCAGGTACTGAATTACCTCCGTGACGGCATGGATAACTGGATGGATAAGTAA
- the ruvB gene encoding Holliday junction branch migration DNA helicase RuvB, which yields MAIERVVNTVSRGKQEESFNNALRPESLQECIGQQNVKDKLSIAITAARQRSEPLEHILFYGPPGLGKTTLANIISNEMKANIRVTSGPALTKQGDVMGLLSNISQGDILFIDEIHRLNTVVEEFIYPAMEDFKVDFTVDSGMHAKTINFPLKRFTLIGATTRAGLISAPLRSRFGMLFHLNYYNTRELTLIVKRSAGMLNLDYDEDALSLIASRSRSTPRIANRLLKRVRDYAQVKGSGKLTVDIVESSLKMERIDQYGLDELDRAFLKALITVYDGGPSGIEAVAATLGEERDTLEDVVEPYLLQNGFLRRTKRGREATKKAYDHLGFDSGGLEKKEPNLFD from the coding sequence TTGGCGATAGAACGTGTAGTCAATACAGTTTCTCGAGGTAAGCAGGAAGAGAGTTTCAATAACGCCCTGCGTCCCGAATCACTCCAAGAGTGCATCGGCCAGCAGAATGTCAAAGATAAGCTATCAATTGCCATCACCGCAGCCCGGCAAAGAAGTGAGCCGCTTGAACATATACTTTTCTACGGCCCTCCGGGTCTTGGGAAAACCACCCTTGCAAATATAATCTCAAATGAGATGAAGGCCAATATTCGTGTAACCTCCGGGCCCGCCTTAACCAAGCAGGGCGATGTTATGGGGCTTCTGAGCAATATCAGCCAGGGTGATATCCTTTTCATAGACGAAATACACCGGCTCAATACTGTAGTTGAGGAGTTTATATATCCGGCTATGGAGGATTTCAAGGTCGATTTTACCGTCGATTCCGGTATGCACGCAAAAACGATTAACTTTCCGCTGAAACGATTCACGCTCATAGGGGCCACAACCCGGGCAGGGCTGATAAGTGCGCCTTTGCGAAGCCGGTTTGGAATGCTGTTTCATCTGAATTATTACAATACCCGGGAACTTACACTGATAGTAAAACGCAGCGCAGGGATGTTGAATCTTGATTACGATGAAGATGCTTTGTCGCTTATAGCATCCCGGAGCCGCAGTACGCCGCGTATTGCGAACAGACTTCTCAAACGTGTTCGCGACTACGCCCAGGTTAAGGGCAGCGGGAAACTCACCGTTGATATAGTGGAATCTTCTCTGAAGATGGAGCGTATCGATCAGTACGGCCTTGACGAGCTTGACAGAGCGTTTCTCAAGGCACTTATCACAGTTTATGACGGCGGCCCCAGCGGCATAGAGGCAGTCGCGGCTACCCTGGGTGAGGAGCGGGACACTCTTGAGGATGTAGTAGAGCCCTATCTGCTTCAAAATGGTTTTCTGCGGCGAACTAAACGCGGCAGGGAGGCCACGAAAAAGGCGTATGATCATCTCGGTTTTGACAGCGGCGGTTTAGAAAAAAAAGAACCAAACCTGTTTGATTAA
- a CDS encoding DNA adenine methylase, with product MTIEVKQNYIKSPLNYIGGKYRLLGQILPLFPQKIKTFFDLFAGGCNVGINTDAASLCFNDNLTYLVDMYKAFLEKGMYRTLDHVEKRIFEFDLSKTNRDGYLKLRKLYNIKRDPLDLFVLIAYSFNHQIRFNNLHDFNNPFGTNKSSFNNNMRNNLISFISRLEACDVYFSDKRFQDFDFTQITEDDFVYCDPPYLITTGTYNDGRRGFGGWSDTDEYQLLAVLDNLHKKSVRFALSNVLLHKGKFNYILNDWLDKNPAFCVNHINYNYSNSNYQTLVRDVSATKEVLITNYKPDIRSEKDLFSCLEY from the coding sequence ATGACTATTGAGGTTAAACAAAACTATATAAAGTCACCGCTAAATTACATTGGTGGTAAATATAGGCTGTTGGGGCAGATACTGCCTTTATTTCCTCAAAAAATCAAAACTTTCTTTGATCTTTTTGCTGGAGGCTGTAACGTTGGAATTAACACTGATGCCGCTAGTTTATGTTTTAATGACAATCTTACGTACCTTGTTGATATGTATAAAGCTTTTCTTGAGAAGGGAATGTACCGGACGCTTGATCATGTCGAAAAAAGGATTTTTGAATTTGACTTGTCTAAAACCAATAGAGATGGATATTTAAAATTGCGTAAATTATACAATATTAAAAGAGACCCTTTAGATTTATTTGTTCTAATTGCGTATTCTTTTAATCACCAGATCAGGTTTAACAATTTACATGATTTCAATAATCCATTTGGTACAAATAAGAGCAGTTTTAATAATAATATGAGAAATAACCTTATTTCTTTTATTAGCAGGCTTGAAGCCTGCGATGTTTATTTCTCAGACAAGCGGTTTCAAGATTTTGATTTCACTCAAATCACTGAAGATGATTTTGTTTACTGCGACCCTCCATACTTAATAACAACAGGAACTTACAACGATGGCAGGAGGGGATTTGGCGGTTGGAGCGATACAGACGAATATCAGCTTTTGGCCGTCTTAGACAATTTACATAAAAAGAGCGTTCGTTTTGCCCTCTCAAATGTACTGTTACATAAGGGTAAATTTAATTACATCCTGAATGATTGGCTGGATAAAAATCCAGCATTTTGTGTGAATCATATTAACTACAATTACTCCAATTCTAATTACCAGACGTTAGTCAGGGATGTGAGTGCTACTAAGGAGGTTCTGATAACTAACTATAAGCCAGACATTCGTTCTGAAAAAGATCTTTTCAGTTGTTTAGAGTATTGA
- the ruvA gene encoding Holliday junction branch migration protein RuvA translates to MIVQIRGKLLDLDQSYAVVEVDSIAYEVMLPGYCVSSLSGSIGKEVTLCTMEYYEGTPGGGNLIPRLVGFNTRGERDFFAIYTGVKGMGIRKGLKSLAMPIETIAAAIENEDEKFLKSLPGVGPRLAQHIIAELSGKLVTFAMQGYSGGGEGKGIKADFTDYQIEALEILIAWGEKRNEAIELVQKTVQNHPDIKSSEELVPLIYKLKQGGEV, encoded by the coding sequence ATGATAGTACAGATTAGAGGAAAACTTCTTGACCTTGATCAGAGTTATGCTGTTGTTGAGGTTGACAGTATAGCTTATGAAGTAATGCTGCCCGGATACTGTGTAAGCTCGCTTTCGGGCAGTATAGGTAAAGAAGTGACCTTGTGCACTATGGAATACTACGAGGGAACGCCGGGCGGGGGCAATCTTATACCCCGACTTGTCGGGTTCAACACTCGAGGCGAGAGAGATTTTTTTGCTATATATACCGGCGTAAAGGGTATGGGCATAAGGAAAGGGCTTAAAAGCCTTGCCATGCCGATAGAAACAATCGCCGCCGCCATCGAGAATGAAGATGAAAAGTTTCTAAAATCATTGCCGGGCGTCGGGCCCAGGCTCGCCCAGCATATCATCGCTGAACTGAGCGGCAAGCTGGTTACTTTTGCAATGCAGGGATATTCCGGCGGAGGCGAAGGCAAAGGCATCAAAGCTGATTTCACTGATTATCAGATAGAGGCACTTGAAATCCTGATTGCCTGGGGAGAAAAACGCAATGAAGCCATAGAGCTTGTTCAAAAGACTGTTCAAAATCATCCGGACATTAAAAGCTCTGAGGAACTTGTTCCGCTGATATACAAACTAAAACAGGGCGGGGAGGTGTAG
- a CDS encoding vWA domain-containing protein yields MAVSRRKFSPAKAIIVSAAVHGLILIVFCFITFSRADSPGNEIQTPQANIEHVRRIINSRPVMPKPSVKKRTFTAKRPVKRDISARSLVTRSDTDSTFSSDEEPQITFSDLGGDGMSDIEFFGNRASASNVCFVVDGSGSMLGLTHSVKKQLISSVKRLNAGNHIYLIVFSGDGLLTTANDKMVRASAAAVSQTVEMVNALPMPSGSPKALSALKKAFELTSHDGGKPDVIYFLTDGFDYSDSANRDFTQTVMRLRNEIAPNTRIHTIGFWSGVSDSEMLRQIAENTGGKFSRFMGDD; encoded by the coding sequence ATGGCAGTAAGCAGAAGAAAATTCAGTCCTGCAAAAGCTATAATTGTATCGGCCGCAGTGCACGGCCTGATACTTATTGTGTTTTGCTTTATAACTTTTTCACGGGCGGATTCCCCCGGAAACGAAATCCAAACGCCGCAGGCAAATATTGAACATGTCCGAAGGATTATCAACAGCCGTCCGGTTATGCCCAAGCCGTCAGTAAAAAAACGTACATTTACTGCAAAACGTCCTGTAAAACGTGATATTTCCGCCAGAAGTCTGGTTACCCGAAGCGATACAGATTCTACATTCAGCAGCGATGAGGAGCCCCAGATCACCTTCAGCGATCTTGGCGGTGACGGCATGAGTGACATTGAATTTTTCGGCAACAGGGCTTCAGCCTCAAATGTATGCTTTGTCGTTGATGGTTCGGGCAGTATGCTTGGCCTTACGCACAGCGTAAAGAAACAGTTGATATCTTCTGTTAAAAGGTTAAATGCGGGCAATCATATTTACTTGATTGTGTTCAGCGGCGATGGCCTGCTGACCACTGCGAATGATAAAATGGTCAGGGCATCTGCCGCGGCAGTGTCACAAACGGTTGAAATGGTTAATGCCTTGCCGATGCCCTCAGGCAGCCCTAAAGCCTTATCAGCACTTAAAAAGGCATTTGAGCTGACCTCACACGACGGCGGCAAGCCGGATGTGATTTACTTTTTGACTGATGGGTTCGACTATTCAGATTCCGCGAACCGTGATTTTACGCAAACGGTGATGCGTTTGAGAAACGAAATCGCCCCGAATACCAGGATACACACAATTGGTTTCTGGTCAGGAGTCAGCGACAGTGAAATGCTCAGGCAGATAGCAGAGAATACCGGCGGAAAATTTTCCCGGTTTATGGGCGATGACTGA
- the dapB gene encoding 4-hydroxy-tetrahydrodipicolinate reductase → MTTSLIINGAAGRMGRRITALAVENGNFDITAALEHTESMMLGMDAGEVAGVGNIDTKISSEKPDGADVMIDFTLAAAADETISYCLSSGTALIMGTTGLSEKQLAAVKSASEKIAVIQATNMSVGMNVLFEMAKNAASMLGDEYDIEIIEQHHRFKKDSPSGSALTLAERAAEGAGLDYPACLQHGREGGDCLRKKGTIGMHAVRCGDIIGEHEVLYSCLGETVKLSHSAHNRDNFVRGAIRAAHWIAGKKPGLYTMKDVLGL, encoded by the coding sequence ATGACTACATCGCTAATCATAAACGGAGCTGCCGGAAGAATGGGCAGACGAATAACTGCTCTGGCTGTGGAAAACGGCAATTTTGACATTACAGCAGCACTTGAGCACACTGAAAGCATGATGCTTGGCATGGATGCCGGAGAAGTTGCCGGCGTCGGAAACATTGACACAAAGATATCAAGCGAAAAACCTGACGGCGCGGATGTAATGATTGACTTCACCCTGGCAGCCGCCGCTGATGAGACAATCAGCTACTGCCTTTCAAGCGGTACCGCACTGATTATGGGTACAACGGGGCTTTCAGAGAAACAGCTTGCGGCAGTAAAATCCGCTTCAGAGAAAATCGCTGTAATCCAGGCAACAAATATGAGTGTTGGAATGAATGTTCTCTTTGAAATGGCAAAAAATGCCGCCTCGATGCTTGGTGATGAATATGACATTGAAATCATTGAGCAGCATCACCGCTTTAAAAAAGATTCGCCCAGCGGTTCAGCCCTCACGCTGGCAGAACGTGCCGCCGAAGGAGCCGGCCTGGATTACCCCGCATGTCTCCAGCACGGACGCGAAGGAGGCGACTGTCTCCGCAAAAAGGGTACTATCGGAATGCACGCTGTACGCTGCGGTGATATTATCGGTGAACACGAGGTACTCTACAGCTGTCTTGGCGAAACCGTGAAGCTCTCGCACTCTGCACATAACAGAGATAATTTCGTTAGAGGCGCAATCAGGGCCGCTCACTGGATAGCCGGGAAGAAACCTGGTTTGTACACCATGAAAGATGTCTTAGGCTTATAA
- the lspA gene encoding signal peptidase II, with amino-acid sequence MSFKYKPPQPGLLVIFVITASVFLFIDLWSKSAVFEFLADKPYWRYEVIPGWFNLVMRENSGAAWSMFAGQRLFLTGISAFAMAALIVIAFVGMFKTRVEYFVLGMFTAGVAGNLYDRLFNDGKVRDFIDINLQINDYHWPTFNIADSLLCIGVGIYILGFVFFAKEKESRNDSTD; translated from the coding sequence ATGAGTTTCAAATATAAACCGCCTCAGCCTGGTTTGCTGGTGATTTTTGTAATAACCGCGTCAGTCTTTCTGTTTATTGACTTGTGGAGCAAATCCGCAGTTTTTGAATTTCTCGCCGATAAGCCGTATTGGCGTTATGAGGTAATACCCGGCTGGTTCAATCTGGTAATGCGGGAAAACTCCGGCGCTGCATGGAGCATGTTTGCCGGTCAGCGGTTGTTTTTAACCGGAATATCAGCATTTGCCATGGCGGCACTGATAGTAATAGCTTTTGTGGGAATGTTCAAAACACGAGTAGAATATTTTGTGCTGGGAATGTTCACAGCAGGCGTTGCGGGCAATCTTTATGACCGTTTGTTTAACGATGGTAAGGTCAGAGATTTTATAGATATAAATCTGCAGATAAATGATTATCACTGGCCGACATTTAATATAGCAGATTCCCTGCTCTGTATAGGCGTGGGAATTTACATTTTAGGTTTTGTATTTTTCGCAAAAGAAAAAGAGAGCAGAAATGATAGTACAGATTAG
- a CDS encoding YhcH/YjgK/YiaL family protein, whose product MIIDDVQNSGFYKGISPLIDEALDLLAAEDFLSKPDGEYSVQGRELFYIVQRYPTKPVSEGFFETHKKYIDIQLVVSGSEMIGYANRKDLAVKDAYDESRDLEFYERPETFTPVNFSRGTFGIFWPQDGHMPGRSDKEKSDVCKVVFKVRYE is encoded by the coding sequence ATGATAATCGACGATGTTCAAAATTCAGGGTTTTACAAAGGGATATCACCTTTAATAGATGAGGCTCTTGACCTGCTCGCAGCGGAAGACTTTCTTTCCAAACCTGACGGTGAGTATTCGGTTCAGGGCCGCGAGCTCTTTTATATAGTCCAGCGATACCCAACCAAACCGGTATCGGAGGGCTTTTTCGAAACCCACAAAAAATACATAGATATCCAGCTTGTCGTTTCGGGCTCTGAAATGATCGGTTATGCAAACCGCAAAGACCTTGCAGTAAAAGATGCTTACGACGAATCACGTGATCTGGAGTTCTACGAAAGGCCCGAAACATTTACACCGGTAAACTTCAGCCGCGGCACCTTCGGCATATTCTGGCCGCAGGATGGGCACATGCCGGGAAGGTCCGACAAAGAAAAATCCGATGTCTGTAAAGTAGTTTTCAAGGTAAGATACGAATAA
- a CDS encoding dockerin type I repeat-containing protein — MKAFAKCALVAVFVLLYINVETSAIISHSETTPPADWSDHPANECMGRWGTNASCVVIGPNVVITTCHQNGYNAAATSPVVINGKSYTVKDVYVPPVGSDIRICSLNNANFTNYAGVYTAEDVETDSEVSKQIVLGGYGKGRGEGLYNKNKLYGYNWAPEGNTNLRWAQNYIDSLMGDSFMMLDFDGPGHSSAAQYEGTAAEYDSGGGWFIYHEGQWKLAGLTYGVSTKSASYSQAWFKNPDTLRDQPDRAYAHRISYYSGWIEETLAIIPPSLVFGGTKGDINGDSLVNSMDLAAIANFWLETECSPENGWCQGRDINNDGSVTVADVAVISQSIAQ; from the coding sequence ATGAAAGCTTTTGCAAAGTGCGCATTAGTTGCCGTATTTGTCCTGCTTTACATCAATGTAGAAACATCAGCGATAATATCTCATTCTGAAACAACTCCCCCTGCCGACTGGAGCGACCACCCTGCCAATGAGTGTATGGGGCGATGGGGAACTAACGCCTCATGCGTAGTTATCGGCCCCAACGTCGTTATCACGACCTGTCACCAAAACGGCTACAACGCCGCCGCGACATCTCCGGTAGTCATAAACGGCAAGAGTTATACAGTCAAAGACGTTTACGTGCCCCCTGTCGGCTCAGACATTCGAATATGCTCTCTTAATAACGCCAATTTCACAAATTACGCGGGAGTATATACAGCCGAGGACGTTGAGACTGACTCCGAAGTAAGCAAGCAGATAGTTCTCGGCGGGTACGGAAAAGGCCGCGGCGAAGGGCTTTACAACAAAAACAAACTCTACGGCTACAACTGGGCCCCGGAGGGAAACACAAATCTTCGCTGGGCACAAAATTACATAGACTCGCTAATGGGAGACTCTTTCATGATGCTGGACTTTGACGGCCCCGGTCATTCATCAGCGGCCCAGTACGAAGGCACTGCGGCTGAATATGACTCCGGAGGCGGGTGGTTCATATATCATGAAGGCCAATGGAAACTTGCTGGTTTAACCTATGGTGTATCAACTAAATCCGCAAGCTATTCTCAGGCGTGGTTCAAAAATCCCGACACCCTCAGAGACCAGCCTGACAGGGCATACGCCCACAGGATAAGCTATTACTCAGGGTGGATTGAAGAAACCCTTGCTATAATCCCCCCAAGCCTGGTTTTTGGAGGCACAAAAGGCGATATCAACGGTGACAGCCTGGTCAATTCCATGGACCTTGCGGCGATTGCCAACTTTTGGCTTGAAACCGAATGCAGCCCCGAAAACGGCTGGTGCCAGGGAAGGGATATCAACAACGACGGTTCTGTCACAGTCGCAGACGTGGCAGTTATCTCCCAAAGTATAGCACAATAA
- a CDS encoding nucleoside deaminase, with amino-acid sequence MQNSAAIEMPQWLLPACGNYVQTTNIEAQMRFVIELSKMNVSYETGGPFGAAVFELETGRLLSAGVNRVVPLSSSILHAEMTALLFAQQSLGSYSISAAGREAVLVSSCEPCAMCMGAIPWAGLSALVCGARDEDARKAGFDEGDKPQGWVEKLENRGIKVTQDVLRDEAAKVIRDFALSESKIYNG; translated from the coding sequence ATGCAAAACTCGGCAGCGATAGAAATGCCCCAGTGGCTCTTACCGGCCTGCGGAAATTATGTCCAGACAACAAATATTGAAGCTCAGATGCGTTTTGTGATAGAGCTCTCAAAAATGAACGTTTCTTATGAGACGGGCGGGCCTTTTGGGGCAGCGGTTTTTGAGCTGGAAACCGGCCGGCTTCTCTCCGCCGGAGTAAACCGTGTTGTGCCGCTTAGCAGCTCAATTCTACACGCTGAAATGACGGCATTGCTTTTTGCCCAGCAAAGCCTCGGTTCGTACTCAATCTCGGCTGCCGGCAGAGAGGCAGTTCTGGTCTCAAGCTGTGAGCCTTGTGCGATGTGTATGGGGGCGATACCCTGGGCAGGTCTCTCCGCCCTGGTCTGCGGCGCAAGGGATGAGGACGCCCGAAAAGCCGGCTTTGACGAGGGGGACAAACCCCAAGGCTGGGTTGAGAAACTCGAAAACAGAGGCATAAAAGTCACGCAAGATGTGCTTCGCGATGAAGCCGCGAAAGTTATCAGAGATTTTGCCCTTTCCGAGTCTAAAATCTACAACGGCTGA